The DNA segment CGTCCCGAACCGGCACGTGCCCGACCTCGCGGCGACGAACGCCGAGGAGCGAGGCGAGTTGGCCCGCGTGTACCTGAGGCTGCTCCGCGGCGTCGACCGCCTCTACGACACGCCGACGCCGTACATCGCTGCCTGGCACCAGGCCCCGGTGCACGAGCGCCGCGACGAGGTCCGACTCGCGATGCAACTGACGAGCCCCCGGCGCGCGGCCGAACGACTCAAGTACCTCGCGGGCTCCGAGGCCGCCATGGGTGCGTGGATCGGCGACGTCCCGCCCGAGGCGCAGGCGACCGCCCTGCGCACCGCGATCGAAGGAGTCGACCTGTGACCGACACCGCAGCCTCCGCCGAGCACGGCTTCGCCGAGCAGTTCGGCCGTCGTCCGGCCGGCGTCTGGTCCGCCCCCGGGCGGGTGAACCTCATCGGCGAGCACACCGACTACAACGACGGCTTCGTGTTCCCGTTCGCGATCGACCGACGCACCGCCGTCGCCCTCGCAGACCGCGACGACCGTGTGGTCCGCGTCGCCTCGACGTTCTCGCCCGAGACCGTCGAGGTCCACCTCGACGGCCTCGTGCCCGATGCGGTGAGCGGCTGGGCCGCCTACCCGCTCGGCGTCGTCTGGGCGCTCGGCGAGTTCGGCGCCGACCTGCGGCACGTGCGCGGCGTCGACCTCCACATCGGGTCCGACGTGCCGATCGGCGCCGGGCTGTCCTCCTCGGCCGCGATCGAGTGCGCCGTCGCGCTGGCGCTCGACGAGCACTGGGGACTCGGCTTCGACCGGGCGACGCTGGCGAAGGTCGGCCGGCTGGCCGAGAACCGCGTCGTCGGCGCCCCGACGGGAATCATGGACCAGTCGGCGTCACTGCTCGGCGAGACCGACGCGGGCGTGTTCCTCGACTGCCGAAGCCTCGACGCCGACGTGATCCCGCTCGGGTTCGCCGAGGCCGGCCTGTCCCTGCTCGTCATCGACACGCGCGTCAGCCACGCGCACGCGACCGGCGGCTACGCCGCCCGGCGAGCGTCGTGCGAGGCCGGGGCACGGGCGCTCGAGGTCGAATCGCTGCGCGAGGTGCGGGTCGACGACCTCGACCGGGCCCGCGACCTGCTCGACGACGAGACGTTCCGGCGCGTGCGGCACGTCGTCACCGAGAACCAGCGGGTGCTCGACACCGTCCGCACGCTGCGCGAACACGGCCCCGGCGCGATCGGTCCCCTCCTGGACGCCTCGCACGCGTCGATGCGCGACGACTTCGAGATCTCGGTGCCCGAACTCGACCTGGCCGTCGAGACCGCCCAGGCGCACGGCGCCATCGGCGCCCGCATGACGGGTGGCGGGTTCGGCGGTTCCGCGATCGCGCTCGTGATCGACGACCTCGTCCCGGTGATCACGCGAGCGGTCCGCGAGGCGTTCGCCGACCACGGCCACCGCGAGCCGGCGATCTTCCCCGTGCACGCCGCCCAGGGCGCCCGGCGCGACGCCTGACCGATCGCTCGCGCCCGGGGTCGGTCGCCGTGCCCGGGGCAGCCCAGGAACGACGGACTGCGCTCACGCGCCCCCGGTCGCGCCCGCCCCGGGTTCCACGGCGGTCGGCGTCCCGCCCGTGATCCGCACCAGTTCGGTGAACGTCGTCGGGAAGACGGTCCTGGCATGCCCTGCGGCGGCCCAGACCTCGTCGAAGCCCGCGAGGTCGACGTCGACGAACGTGCGCACCGGCGCAGGATGCCCGACGGGTGCGACCCCGCCGATCACCTGACCGGTGGCGGCCCTCACGGTCTCCTTCGACGCACGGCCGATGGTGCCGCCGAGCCGTGCACCGAGCCAGTCCGTGTCGACCCGGTGCGCACCCGACGTGAGCACGAGCACCGGTTCGTCGTCGAGGGTGAACACGAGCGAGTTGGCGATCTGGCCGACCTCGACGCCGAGGGCGTCGGCGGCCAGCTGCGCGGTCGTGACGGCATCGTCGAACCACACGATCCCGGGCTCGACGCCCTGCGCGACGAGGGCCGCGGCGACGCGATCGACGGCGGCGTGCGATCGAGCGCCAGTGGATGCGGGGGCGTGGTCGGAACTCATGGCTTCGATCCTAGGAGCGGATGCCGGGACGGAGCCCCTGCCGTTCACCGTCGTACCGTATCGTGCGATCGTGACTGCAACGCCCTCCCCGCACGGCCGTCTCACGCGGCGCCTCGGCGTGCGCGACGCGGTCGCGATCGGCCTGGCCGCGATGATCGGCGCCGGCGTGTTCGCCGTG comes from the Agromyces marinus genome and includes:
- the galK gene encoding galactokinase, which encodes MTDTAASAEHGFAEQFGRRPAGVWSAPGRVNLIGEHTDYNDGFVFPFAIDRRTAVALADRDDRVVRVASTFSPETVEVHLDGLVPDAVSGWAAYPLGVVWALGEFGADLRHVRGVDLHIGSDVPIGAGLSSSAAIECAVALALDEHWGLGFDRATLAKVGRLAENRVVGAPTGIMDQSASLLGETDAGVFLDCRSLDADVIPLGFAEAGLSLLVIDTRVSHAHATGGYAARRASCEAGARALEVESLREVRVDDLDRARDLLDDETFRRVRHVVTENQRVLDTVRTLREHGPGAIGPLLDASHASMRDDFEISVPELDLAVETAQAHGAIGARMTGGGFGGSAIALVIDDLVPVITRAVREAFADHGHREPAIFPVHAAQGARRDA
- a CDS encoding YbaK/EbsC family protein yields the protein MSSDHAPASTGARSHAAVDRVAAALVAQGVEPGIVWFDDAVTTAQLAADALGVEVGQIANSLVFTLDDEPVLVLTSGAHRVDTDWLGARLGGTIGRASKETVRAATGQVIGGVAPVGHPAPVRTFVDVDLAGFDEVWAAAGHARTVFPTTFTELVRITGGTPTAVEPGAGATGGA